One Bombus huntii isolate Logan2020A chromosome 12, iyBomHunt1.1, whole genome shotgun sequence DNA segment encodes these proteins:
- the LOC126871841 gene encoding eukaryotic initiation factor 4A-III: MAEVKSRRVAQTEDLSNVEFETSEDVEVIPTFDNMGLRDELLRGIYAYGFEKPSAIQQRSIKPIMKGRDVIAQAQSGTGKTATFSIAILQSLDTQVRETQVLVLSPTRELATQIQKVILALGDFMNVQCHACIGGTNLGEDIRKLDYGQHVVSGTPGRVFDMIKRRVLRTRAIKMLVLDESDEMLNKGFKEQIYDVYRYLPPATQVVLVSATLPHEILEMTSKFMTDPIRILVKRDELTLEGIKQFFVAVEREEWKFDTLCDLYDTLTITQAVIFCNTKRKVDWLTEKMREANFTVCSMHGDMPQKERDNIMKEFRSGQSRVLITTDVWARGIDVQQVSLVINYDLPNNRELYIHRIGRSGRFGRKGVSINFVKTDDIRILRDIEQYYSTQIDEMPMNVADLI, encoded by the exons ATGGCGGAAGTAAAATCACGTCGCGTCGCACAAACAGAAGATCTATCAAACGTTGAGTTTGAAACAAGCGAAGATGTGGAGGTTATTCCAACGTTCGATAATATGGGACTTAGAGATGAGTTATTACGTGGAATCTACGCTTACG GTTTCGAAAAGCCGTCCGCGATTCAACAGCGGTCTATTAAACCGATAATGAAAGGACGAGACGTGATTGCACAAGCCCAATCTGGTACAGGAAAAACGGCAACATTTTCAATTGCTATACTACAATCATTGGACACACAAGTTAGAGAAACACAAGTATTGGTGTTGTCACCTACAAGAGAATTAGCAACTCAGATACAGAAAGTTATTCTGGCTTTAGGAGATTTTATGAATGTTCAATGTCATGCTTGTATAGGTGGTACAAATCTTGGAGaagatattagaaaattagatTATGGACAGCATGTTGTATCAGGCACACCTGGCAGAGTATTTG ATATGATAAAAAGGAGAGTTCTTAGAACTAGAGCCATAAAAATGTTAGTTCTTGATGAGTCTGATGAAATGTTAAATAAGGGTTTCAAGGAACAGATTTATGATGTATACAGATATTTGCCACCTGCAACACAAGTTGTGTTGGTATCTGCAACATTGCCACATGAAATTCTTGAAATGACCAGTAAATTTATGACAGATCCTATTCGTATTCTTGTAAAACG TGATGAACTGACACTGGAGGGGATAAAACAGTTCTTTGTCGCTGTTGAAAGAGAAGAATGGAAATTTGACACACTATGTGATTTATATGATACATTGACAATAACACAAGCAGTAATCTTTTGTAATACTAAACGTAAAGTAGATTGGTTAACTGAAAAGATGAGGGAGGCTAATTTTACAGTTTGCTCCATGCATGGTGATATGCCACAGAAGGAAAGAGATAAcataatgaaagaatttcgatCTGGTCAAAG TCGTGTTTTGATTACTACTGATGTGTGGGCACGAGGAATAGATGTCCAACAGGTATCTCTTGTGATTAATTATGACTTGCCCAACAATCGTGAGTTGTATATTCATAGAATAGGAAGATCGGGACGTTTTGGAAGAAAAGGTGTTTCCATCAATTTCGTAAAAACTGATGACATAAGGATTCTTCGAGATATTGAACAATATTATTCAACACAAATTGATGAGATGCCTATGAATGTAGCAGacttaatataa
- the LOC126871840 gene encoding FERM domain-containing protein 8 isoform X1 — protein METQEDCTIRRGQPIRRYQNDYKPDGHTSTSMIVNQSQYLNVGRSTVRIAVYLMNGIFLSMDVEHSSTAHQILAMIQSEGELGLTRTPLFTSQTVFALWLCSSRLEVQLHPNHKPLELAAKWNRLVKKYSSQREETDEEPLLCLRRNVFLSRSDEEQIKEAKVLELLYAEARNNVLQGRYPCEGQARYASLGALQARIELGPYNPQSHTLAFFRRHRGRFLPHHYTSPSLLLGLGVGLGLVGGKGAPEARLLEQYKRIPNHTGTNTNSRKLVKKYLEFCWSLPCYGAAFFQGQIERPVRGLASWITNRDMHVLIAINSSGVYIVDDIQCSLLLGLRYSELSWEMAKPSDESNLNCLPCLFLQFPVRENGTRVYKILQVFSRQAIMMDTLISGFAEEHRRHGTNGDIGNTDRLTDHAVGSNIGSFTNKLSKFTLATFDDEGRCIGQMGSWSFQ, from the exons atggaaactcaagaagATTGCACAATTAGGCGAGGACAGCCTATTCGTCGCTACCAAAATGATTACAAACCTGATGGACATACTTCAACTT CAATGATAGTGAATCAATCCCAATATTTAAATGTTGGAAGGTCTACTGTAAGAATAGCTGTATATTTAATGAATGGAATTTTTCTATCAATGGATGTTGAACATAGTTCCACTGCACATCAAATTCTTGCAATGATCCAATCTGAAGGAGAATTAGGATTAACAAGGACTCCTTTATTCACTAGCCAAACAGTTTTTGCTTTGTGGCTTTGCTCTTCAAGACTAGAAGTCCAATTGCATCCGAATCATAAGCCTTTAGAGTTGGCTGCAAAATGGAATCGCttagtaaaaaaatatagttCTCAGAGGGAAGAAACAGACGAAGAACCTTTGCTGTGTCTCAGACGAAATGTATTTCTTTCTCGGTCGGACGAGGAGCAAATAAAGGAAGCTAAAGTATTAGAGCTATTATATGCAGAAGCCAGAAACAACGTATTGCAAG GACGTTACCCATGCGAGGGACAGGCGCGATATGCAAGTTTGGGTGCTTTGCAAGCACGAATTGAACTTGGCCCGTATAATCCCCAAAGTCATACATTGGCATTTTTCAGAAGGCATCGTGGTCGATTCTTGCCTCATCATTACACTTCCCCTAGTCTGTTATTAGGTCTCGGTGTGGGATTAGGATTAGTAGGAGGAAAAGGGGCACCGGAGGCTCGGCTACTTGAACAGTACAAACGAATACCAAATCACACAGGAACTAATACGAATTCGAGGAAACTTGTCAAAAAGTATTTAGAGTTTTGTTGGAGCTTGCCATGTTATGGCGCGGCTTTTTTTCAAGGGCAAATCGAACGTCCTGTGAGAGGGCTTGCATCATGGATTACAAATCGTGATATGCATGTACTCATTGCTATTAATTcatcgggtgtatatatcgTGGATGACATTCAATGC AGTTTATTATTGGGTCTAAGGTATTCAGAGTTGAGCTGGGAAATGGCGAAACCTTCTGATGAAAGTAATCTGAATTGTCTGCCATGTTTATTTCTACAGTTTCCTGTACGGGAGAATGGGACACGagtttataaaattctacaaGTATTCTCGAGACAA gcAATAATGATGGACACATTAATTTCTGGCTTTGCCGAGGAACATCGTCGTCATGGAACTAACGGTGATATTGGGAATACTGATCGTTTAACGGACCATGCGGTAGGTTCCAATATCGGAAGTTTTACCAATAAACTTAGTAAATTCACATTGGCAACCTTTGACGACGAAG gCCGATGTATTGGACAAATGGGTTCTTGGTCATTTCAATGA
- the LOC126871840 gene encoding FERM domain-containing protein 8 isoform X2, with the protein METQEDCTIRRGQPIRRYQNDYKPDGHTSTSMIVNQSQYLNVGRSTVRIAVYLMNGIFLSMDVEHSSTAHQILAMIQSEGELGLTRTPLFTSQTVFALWLCSSRLEVQLHPNHKPLELAAKWNRLVKKYSSQREETDEEPLLCLRRNVFLSRSDEEQIKEAKVLELLYAEARNNVLQGRYPCEGQARYASLGALQARIELGPYNPQSHTLAFFRRHRGRFLPHHYTSPSLLLGLGVGLGLVGGKGAPEARLLEQYKRIPNHTGTNTNSRKLVKKYLEFCWSLPCYGAAFFQGQIERPVRGLASWITNRDMHVLIAINSSGVYIVDDIQCSLLLGLRYSELSWEMAKPSDESNLNCLPCLFLQFPVRENGTRVYKILQVFSRQLNLFYY; encoded by the exons atggaaactcaagaagATTGCACAATTAGGCGAGGACAGCCTATTCGTCGCTACCAAAATGATTACAAACCTGATGGACATACTTCAACTT CAATGATAGTGAATCAATCCCAATATTTAAATGTTGGAAGGTCTACTGTAAGAATAGCTGTATATTTAATGAATGGAATTTTTCTATCAATGGATGTTGAACATAGTTCCACTGCACATCAAATTCTTGCAATGATCCAATCTGAAGGAGAATTAGGATTAACAAGGACTCCTTTATTCACTAGCCAAACAGTTTTTGCTTTGTGGCTTTGCTCTTCAAGACTAGAAGTCCAATTGCATCCGAATCATAAGCCTTTAGAGTTGGCTGCAAAATGGAATCGCttagtaaaaaaatatagttCTCAGAGGGAAGAAACAGACGAAGAACCTTTGCTGTGTCTCAGACGAAATGTATTTCTTTCTCGGTCGGACGAGGAGCAAATAAAGGAAGCTAAAGTATTAGAGCTATTATATGCAGAAGCCAGAAACAACGTATTGCAAG GACGTTACCCATGCGAGGGACAGGCGCGATATGCAAGTTTGGGTGCTTTGCAAGCACGAATTGAACTTGGCCCGTATAATCCCCAAAGTCATACATTGGCATTTTTCAGAAGGCATCGTGGTCGATTCTTGCCTCATCATTACACTTCCCCTAGTCTGTTATTAGGTCTCGGTGTGGGATTAGGATTAGTAGGAGGAAAAGGGGCACCGGAGGCTCGGCTACTTGAACAGTACAAACGAATACCAAATCACACAGGAACTAATACGAATTCGAGGAAACTTGTCAAAAAGTATTTAGAGTTTTGTTGGAGCTTGCCATGTTATGGCGCGGCTTTTTTTCAAGGGCAAATCGAACGTCCTGTGAGAGGGCTTGCATCATGGATTACAAATCGTGATATGCATGTACTCATTGCTATTAATTcatcgggtgtatatatcgTGGATGACATTCAATGC AGTTTATTATTGGGTCTAAGGTATTCAGAGTTGAGCTGGGAAATGGCGAAACCTTCTGATGAAAGTAATCTGAATTGTCTGCCATGTTTATTTCTACAGTTTCCTGTACGGGAGAATGGGACACGagtttataaaattctacaaGTATTCTCGAGACAA ttgaatttattttattattag
- the LOC126871843 gene encoding MAD2L1-binding protein: MNINVMLDEHLTSHSCVKLVIEFLKYILYQKQQIPFTYDSLSKLQMKSTDRNSSDIKTLLNSLRSTSEQLNSQFHLKGCKIKEIAILIGATIISPRLHIRIEFPSDILSSQEHLECKHASRKPLLSLMRSMLECPAFQDALTLPLHPTNTFVLIQKSDSNSVSEFFLPKPLYVPSKQNSNYFVIKLQHKDQVKIDCNCINVVKVYNEVSESNTNIDKDIEFLNNSNVSITHVPYQWYQSKEVIKGFKFTR; encoded by the exons ATGAATATTAACGTAATGTTGGATGAACATTTGACAAGTCATAGTTGTGTGAAACTCGTAATTGAATTcctgaaatatattttatatcagaAACAGCAAATACCCTTTACATACGATTCACTATCTAAGTTACAAATGAAATCAACGGACAGAAATTCGTCTGATATAAAAACATTATTGAATTCTTTGAGAAGCACCTCAGAACAATTAAATTCGCAGTTTCATCTAAAAGGCTGCAAAATCAAAGAAATTGCTATACTTATTGGTGCTACAATAATATCACCAAGATTACACATCCGAATTGAATTTCCATCTGATATTCTTAGTAGCCAAGAACACTTGGAATGTAAACATGCATCTAGGAAGCCACTGTTAAGTTTAATGAG gTCAATGTTGGAATGTCCAGCATTTCAAGATGCATTGACTTTACCATTGCATCCTACAAACACCTTTGTGCTAATACAAAAGAGTGATAGTAATTCAGTGTCAGAGTTCTTTTTACCTAAACCGCTATATGTACCTTCCAAACAGAACtcaaattattttgtaattaaactGCAACACAAGGATCAAGTAAAAATAGACTGTAATTGCATAAATGTAGTGAAAGTTTATAACGAAGTGTCTGAGTCTAATACTAACATAGATAAAgacattgaatttttaaataattctaatgTGAGTATCACACATGTTCCCTATCAATGGTATCAATCTAAAGAAGTGATTAAAGGGTTTAAGTTTACAAGATGA
- the LOC126871846 gene encoding uncharacterized protein LOC126871846 isoform X2: MCGKGGYDVTIYPGPWRIVFPAIYFNLVFTIISIYTHYNLQQGYKTLSKNIKNISSEIYDMCQIVVDVSDCEIIRIYMNIYNFYTHNLDYMCNIILYLQYKKY; the protein is encoded by the exons ATGTGTGGGAAAGGAGGATATGATGTAACAAT ATATCCAGGTCCATGGAGAATTGTATTTCCTGCAATATACTTTAATCTtgtatttacaattatatccatatatacaCATTATAATTTACAACAAGGATATAAAACATTaagcaaaaatataaaaaatatctctTCTGAAATATATGATATGTGCCAAATAGTTGTGGATGTAAG TGATTGTGAAATCATAAGGATATACATGAATATATATAACTTTTACACACATAATCTTGATTATATGTGTAATATAATCTTATATCTTCAG Tacaagaaatattga
- the LOC126871846 gene encoding uncharacterized protein LOC126871846 isoform X1: MCGKGGYDVTIYPGPWRIVFPAIYFNLVFTIISIYTHYNLQQGYKTLSKNIKNISSEIYDMCQIVVDVSDCEIIRIYMNIYNFYTHNLDYMCNIILYLQVPSVVMMCSWIGGLVILISRIIMINDFRILRIKIYELKEE; this comes from the exons ATGTGTGGGAAAGGAGGATATGATGTAACAAT ATATCCAGGTCCATGGAGAATTGTATTTCCTGCAATATACTTTAATCTtgtatttacaattatatccatatatacaCATTATAATTTACAACAAGGATATAAAACATTaagcaaaaatataaaaaatatctctTCTGAAATATATGATATGTGCCAAATAGTTGTGGATGTAAG TGATTGTGAAATCATAAGGATATACATGAATATATATAACTTTTACACACATAATCTTGATTATATGTGTAATATAATCTTATATCTTCAG GTCCCTTCAGTTGTAATGATGTGCAGTTGGATAGGAGGGCtggtaatattaatttccagAATAATTATGATCAATGACTTTAGAATTTTAAGGATTAAAATCTATGAATTAAAGGAAGAATAA
- the LOC126871842 gene encoding uncharacterized protein LOC126871842, with product MREKSAECHAHAGHVRGTREMCSRDPSTLHSTLTKANGKNSNPQSTHHSETRIDNNLLPTPGGRLKFFKDGKFILELSHRRDGERTTWFPVPKKTFWPPASTTPNRQESSTSLSVSDDNSSIQSSPWQRDHCWKQANPRRRISTEFNFYYYRSPKNHLCAHPRLIARKRRRPLDPTSLLLVPESVTNYTKPIRKANGTSTGKVLNLIIDKLARLLDPNVVSPRKRILRELERVSLEDQASKRRATPQPACTTTAPTPSPKQLSSYSITSILGEDKPSHEQGFLRNLLKPDDRQTVKYSSNNSYPRVRMDPYIGTTNAPLQHPLYGVPMLPPGPYRAPLWMHYPSPVHYPPPMPLYAPPPPHPPSPPVHHYKDYREQTLTPPSDMPLNLSKHAG from the exons ATGCGCGAGAAGTCAGCAGAATGTCATGCTCACGCAGGTCACGTGAGGGGCACAAGAGAAATGTGCTCACGTGATCCTTCTACATTACACTCAACCCTTACCAAGGCAAATGGTAAAAATTCAAACCCCCAATCAACACATCATTCAGAAACACGCATCGATAATAATCTACTTCCAACTCCTGGTGGacgtttaaaattttttaaagacgGCAAGTTTATCTTGGAACTATCCCATCGCAGGGATGGAGAAAGAACTACATGGTTTCCAGTTCCAAAGAAAACCTTTTGGCCACCAGCTAGCACAACTCCAAATAGACAAGAGAGTTCCACCTCTCTTAGTG TTTCTGATGATAATTCGTCGATTCAGTCAAGTCCTTGGCAAAGAGATCATTGTTGGAAACAAGCAAACCCAAGACGTAGAATATCTACAGAGTTTAATTTTTACTATTATAGAAGTCCGAAAAATCATTTGTGCGCGCATCCTCGTCTAATCGCAAGAAAGCGTAGACGTCCATTAGATCCTACGTCTTTGTTACTCGTTCCAGAATCAGTAACAAATTATACAAAACCAATTCGCAAAGCAAATGGAACATCGACGGGAAAGGTTTTGAACCTAATTATAGACAAATTGGCCCGTCTCCTAGATCCGAATGTCGTTTCACCTCGTAAACGTATCTTGCGCGAATTAGAGAGAGTATCGTTAGAAGATCAAGCGTCGAAAAGGCGCGCAACACCACAGCCTGCTTGTACAACAACGGCTCCTACTCCGTCACCAAAACAATTATcttcatatagtataacaagTATTTTGGGAGAAGATAAACCAAGTCACGAGCAAGGTTTTTTGAggaatttattaaaaccaGATGATAGACAAACTGTGAAATACTCATCAAATAATTCATATCCAAGAGTACGAATGGATCCATACATTGGTACAACTAATGCACCTCTTCAGCATCCACTTTATGGTGTACCAATGTTACCTCCTGGACCATATAGAGCTCCCTTATGGATGCATTATCCATCACCCGTCCATTACCCACCTCCTATGCCATTATACGCACCGCCACCACCTCATCCACCATCTCCTCCGGTTCATCATTACAAAGACTACAGGGAACAGACTCTTACACCTCCTTCGG ATATGCCTCTAAATCTGTCGAAGCATGCGGGTTGA